Proteins encoded in a region of the Podarcis muralis chromosome 2, rPodMur119.hap1.1, whole genome shotgun sequence genome:
- the LOC114592687 gene encoding microtubule-associated protein 1 light chain 3 gamma-like: protein MLRFQSDDRPFKQRKSLASRMQETTDIRTKYPSKIPVVLERYQKEKTLPQLSRVKFLVSGDLSMSQFVYSLRARLSLTATQAFYLLVDNKSLPCLSLTVAEVYEANKDDDGFLYITYASQDTFGDIGP from the exons atgttGAGGTTCCAGAGTGACGACCGTCCATTCAAGCAGAGGAAAAGTTTAG CCTCTCGGATGCAGGAAACAACTGATATCAGGACGAAGTATCCAAGCAAGATTCCG GTGGTGCTTGAGCGTTACCAGAAGGAGAAGACACTCCCTCAGTTGAGCCGGGTCAAATTCCTGGTTTCAGGGGATCTATCTATGTCTCAGTTTGTCTACAGTCTGAG ggCCCGCCTGTCCCTGACAGCCACTCAAGCCTTCTACCTGCTGGTGGACAACAAGAGCCTGCCCTGCCTGAGCCTGACTGTTGCGGAGGTCTACGAAGCCAACAAAGATGACGACGGCTTCCTCTACATTACCTACGCATCTCAAGATACGTTTGGTGATATTGGCCCATGA